A DNA window from Mycobacterium sp. IDR2000157661 contains the following coding sequences:
- a CDS encoding DEAD/DEAH box helicase gives MTHLNPTFAELGVREEIVRALAEDGKEHPFAIQELTMPLALAGDDLIGQARTGMGKTLAFGVPLLQRITTDAERPLTGIPRALVVVPTRELCLQVFGDLATAAKHLRVGDRKLSVTSIYGGRPYEAQIEALQKGVDVVVGTPGRLLDLAQQGHLQLGGLSMLVLDEADEMLDLGFLPDIERILRQIPDERQAMLFSATMPDPIITLARTFMNQPTHIRAEAPHSAATHDTTEQFAYRAHALDKVEMVSRILQAEGRGATMIFTRTKRTAQKVADELGERGFKVGAVHGDLGQGAREKALKSFRTGDIDVLVATDVAARGIDIDDITHVINYQIPEDEQAYVHRIGRTGRAGKTGIAVTLVDWDELVKWEMIDKALGLGCPDPAETYSSSPHLYEELNIPADAASTVGRPVRSAAKRAPAEKSAERPARNNTRSRRRTRGGKPVTGHPGATGAEQPTTDAGEAADGEQPARRRRRRRPRNTAPSAG, from the coding sequence ATGACGCACCTCAATCCCACCTTCGCCGAACTCGGAGTCCGCGAGGAGATCGTCCGGGCACTCGCCGAAGACGGCAAGGAACATCCATTCGCCATCCAAGAGCTGACCATGCCGCTGGCACTGGCCGGCGACGACCTGATCGGCCAGGCCCGCACCGGTATGGGCAAGACGCTGGCGTTCGGGGTGCCGCTGCTGCAGCGCATCACCACCGATGCCGAGCGCCCGCTGACGGGCATCCCGCGGGCCCTGGTCGTCGTGCCGACACGCGAGCTGTGCCTGCAGGTCTTCGGCGACCTGGCCACCGCGGCCAAGCACCTGCGGGTCGGTGACCGCAAGCTCTCGGTGACCTCCATCTACGGCGGCCGCCCATACGAGGCGCAGATCGAGGCGCTGCAGAAGGGCGTCGACGTCGTCGTCGGGACCCCGGGCCGGCTGCTGGACCTGGCCCAGCAGGGCCACCTGCAGCTCGGCGGCCTGTCGATGTTGGTCCTCGACGAGGCCGACGAGATGCTCGACCTGGGCTTCCTGCCCGACATCGAGCGCATCCTGCGCCAGATCCCCGACGAACGGCAGGCGATGCTGTTCTCGGCCACGATGCCGGACCCGATCATCACGCTGGCCCGCACGTTCATGAACCAGCCGACGCACATCCGGGCCGAAGCGCCCCACTCGGCGGCCACCCACGACACCACCGAGCAGTTCGCCTACCGCGCCCACGCGCTGGACAAGGTGGAGATGGTCAGCCGCATCCTGCAGGCCGAGGGCCGCGGTGCCACGATGATCTTCACCCGTACCAAGCGCACCGCGCAGAAGGTCGCCGACGAGCTCGGCGAGCGCGGGTTCAAGGTCGGGGCCGTGCACGGCGACCTGGGCCAGGGCGCCAGGGAGAAGGCGCTCAAGTCGTTCCGCACCGGTGACATCGACGTGCTGGTCGCCACCGACGTGGCCGCCCGCGGCATCGATATCGACGACATCACCCACGTCATCAACTACCAGATCCCCGAGGACGAGCAGGCCTACGTGCATCGCATCGGCCGTACCGGGCGCGCCGGCAAGACCGGCATCGCGGTGACGCTGGTCGACTGGGACGAACTGGTCAAGTGGGAGATGATCGACAAGGCGCTGGGGCTGGGCTGTCCCGACCCCGCCGAGACGTATTCCAGCTCCCCCCACCTCTACGAGGAGCTCAACATCCCGGCCGACGCCGCCAGCACCGTCGGCAGGCCGGTCCGGTCGGCGGCCAAGCGCGCCCCCGCCGAGAAGTCGGCCGAGCGCCCGGCCCGCAACAACACGCGCAGCCGGCGCCGCACCCGAGGCGGCAAGCCCGTCACCGGCCATCCCGGGGCCACCGGGGCCGAGCAGCCGACCACCGACGCCGGTGAGGCCGCCGACGGCGAACAGCCGGCCCGGCGCCGGCGTCGCCGTCGCCCACGCAATACCGCGCCCAGCGCCGGCTGA
- the moeZ gene encoding adenylyltransferase/sulfurtransferase MoeZ codes for MSTPLPPLVEPAAELTREEVARYSRHLIIPDLGLDGQKRLKNARVLVIGAGGLGSPTLLYLAAAGVGTIGIVEFDVVDESNLQRQIIHGQSDIGRSKAESARDSVLEVNPLVQVNLHEFRLEPDNAVELFGQYDLILDGTDNFATRYLVNDAAVLAGKPYVWGSIYRFEGQVSVFWEDAPDGLGLNYRDLYPEPPPPGMVPSCAEGGVLGILCASIASVMGTEAIKLITGIGEPLLGRLMVYDALDMTYRTIKIRKDPATPKITELIDYEAFCGVLSDEATQAASDATITPRELKELMDSGKPLALIDVREPVEWDINRIEGAQLIPKGAFESGEALSRLQVDRTPVFYCKTGVRSAEVLAIAKKAGFSDAMHVQGGIVAWGKQLEPDMVMY; via the coding sequence GTGTCCACACCGTTGCCGCCGCTGGTGGAACCGGCGGCCGAACTGACACGTGAGGAAGTCGCGCGCTACAGCCGCCACCTCATCATCCCCGACCTCGGACTGGACGGTCAGAAGCGGCTCAAGAACGCCCGGGTGCTCGTCATCGGCGCCGGCGGGCTGGGTTCGCCGACCCTTCTGTACCTGGCGGCCGCCGGTGTCGGCACCATCGGCATCGTCGAGTTCGACGTCGTCGACGAGTCGAACCTGCAGCGCCAGATCATCCACGGCCAGTCCGACATCGGACGATCGAAGGCCGAGAGCGCCCGCGACTCCGTCCTCGAGGTCAATCCGCTGGTCCAGGTGAACCTGCACGAGTTCCGTCTGGAGCCCGACAACGCCGTCGAACTGTTCGGCCAGTACGACCTGATCCTCGACGGCACGGACAACTTCGCCACCCGTTACTTGGTCAACGACGCCGCGGTGTTGGCGGGCAAGCCGTACGTGTGGGGCTCGATCTACCGCTTCGAGGGCCAGGTGTCGGTGTTCTGGGAGGACGCCCCCGACGGTCTGGGCCTGAACTACCGCGATCTCTATCCCGAGCCCCCGCCGCCGGGAATGGTGCCGTCGTGCGCCGAAGGCGGCGTGCTGGGCATCCTGTGCGCCTCGATCGCGTCGGTGATGGGCACCGAGGCCATCAAGCTGATCACCGGCATCGGGGAGCCGCTGCTCGGCCGGCTGATGGTCTACGACGCGCTCGACATGACCTACCGGACGATCAAGATCCGCAAGGACCCGGCCACACCGAAGATCACCGAGCTCATCGACTACGAGGCGTTCTGCGGCGTGCTGTCCGACGAGGCCACCCAGGCTGCTTCGGACGCGACGATCACCCCGCGCGAGCTCAAGGAACTGATGGATTCCGGCAAGCCGCTGGCGCTGATCGACGTGCGCGAACCCGTCGAGTGGGACATCAACCGCATCGAGGGCGCGCAACTGATCCCGAAGGGCGCCTTCGAGTCGGGTGAGGCGCTGTCGCGGCTGCAGGTCGACCGGACTCCGGTGTTCTACTGCAAGACGGGTGTGCGCTCGGCAGAGGTGCTGGCCATCGCGAAGAAGGCCGGCTTCTCCGACGCCATGCACGTGCAGGGCGGAATCGTCGCCTGGGGAAAGCAACTCGAACCCGACATGGTGATGTACTAA
- a CDS encoding ferritin-like fold-containing protein, with product MNSTPRAAEQSDSVNPDVSADHPGVTELFALLAYGEVAAFYRLTDEARMAPNLRGRINMACMAAAEMNHYEVLRDALERRGVDVVPAMTKYASALENYHRLTTPSTWLEALVKTYVGDALAADFYLEIAGALPDEVADVVRAVLSETGHSQFVVAEVQAAVTASDKQRHRLALWSRRLLGEAITQAQFVLADHDELVDLVMASGEGLTQMTEFFDRLQRTHASRMEELGLA from the coding sequence ATGAACTCGACGCCGCGCGCAGCGGAGCAGAGCGACTCGGTGAACCCGGATGTGTCGGCCGATCACCCCGGTGTCACCGAACTGTTCGCGCTCCTCGCCTACGGCGAGGTGGCGGCGTTCTACCGGCTCACCGACGAGGCGCGGATGGCGCCCAACCTGCGCGGACGCATCAACATGGCCTGCATGGCGGCCGCCGAGATGAACCACTACGAGGTGTTGCGCGACGCGTTGGAGCGGCGCGGCGTCGACGTTGTGCCCGCGATGACCAAGTACGCGTCGGCGCTGGAGAACTACCACCGGCTGACCACGCCGAGCACGTGGCTGGAGGCCCTGGTCAAGACCTATGTCGGTGACGCGCTGGCCGCGGACTTCTACCTGGAGATCGCGGGCGCGCTACCCGATGAGGTCGCCGACGTGGTGCGCGCGGTGCTGTCGGAGACCGGCCACTCGCAGTTCGTCGTCGCCGAGGTGCAGGCCGCGGTGACCGCCAGCGACAAGCAGCGGCACCGGCTGGCCCTGTGGTCGCGGCGCCTGCTCGGCGAGGCGATCACGCAGGCCCAGTTCGTGCTGGCCGATCACGACGAACTCGTCGACCTGGTGATGGCCAGCGGCGAGGGCCTCACCCAGATGACGGAGTTCTTCGACCGGTTGCAGCGCACCCACGCCTCGCGCATGGAGGAGTTGGGTCTGGCCTGA
- a CDS encoding TIGR02569 family protein: MTVERPPDHVLAAFGLTGVQPVPLGSSWEGGWRCGEVVLSMVADHARAAWSAKVRETLFIDGVRLARPVRSTDGRYVVAGWRADTFVAGTPEPRHDEVVSAAVRLHEATAKLERPRFLTQPPVAPWADVDVFIAADRAAWEERPLHSLPPGARVAPGSADGQRSVELLNQLAALRKPTKSPSQLVHGDLYGTVLFAGTAAPGITDIIPYWRPAPWAAGVAVVDALSWGEADDGLIERWSPLPEWSQMLLRALMFRIAVHALHPRSTAAAFPGLARTAALVRLVL; the protein is encoded by the coding sequence GTGACTGTCGAGCGGCCGCCCGATCATGTGCTGGCGGCCTTCGGGCTGACCGGCGTTCAGCCGGTGCCGTTGGGGTCGAGCTGGGAAGGCGGCTGGCGCTGCGGCGAAGTCGTGTTGTCGATGGTCGCCGACCACGCCCGCGCCGCCTGGTCGGCCAAGGTCCGCGAGACGCTGTTCATCGACGGTGTGCGCCTGGCCCGGCCGGTGCGTTCCACCGACGGCCGCTACGTGGTGGCCGGCTGGCGGGCCGACACGTTCGTTGCGGGCACCCCCGAACCGCGCCACGACGAGGTGGTCTCGGCCGCGGTGCGCCTGCACGAGGCGACGGCCAAACTCGAGCGCCCGCGCTTCTTGACCCAACCGCCCGTGGCGCCGTGGGCCGACGTCGACGTGTTCATCGCCGCCGACCGCGCGGCCTGGGAGGAGCGGCCGCTGCACTCGCTGCCGCCGGGTGCCCGGGTGGCGCCGGGTTCGGCCGACGGGCAGCGCTCGGTCGAGCTGCTCAACCAACTGGCCGCCCTGCGTAAGCCGACCAAGAGTCCGAGCCAGCTGGTGCACGGCGATCTTTACGGCACAGTGCTTTTCGCGGGGACCGCCGCCCCGGGCATCACCGACATCATCCCGTACTGGCGGCCGGCGCCCTGGGCGGCCGGGGTCGCCGTGGTCGACGCGCTTTCCTGGGGCGAGGCCGACGACGGGCTCATCGAGCGGTGGAGCCCGTTACCTGAATGGTCGCAGATGTTGTTGCGGGCGTTGATGTTCCGCATCGCCGTGCATGCGTTGCATCCGAGGTCGACGGCGGCGGCGTTCCCCGGCCTTGCGCGCACCGCGGCGCTGGTCCGCCTGGTGCTTTAG
- a CDS encoding MGMT family protein, whose product MPAITDEQIEAVRALVAAIPRGRVSTYGDIADAAGLSSPRIVAWIMRTDSADLPWHRVIRASGRPAPHLTTRQLEMLRTEGVLARDGRVPLREVRHEF is encoded by the coding sequence ATGCCGGCGATCACCGACGAACAGATCGAGGCGGTGCGTGCGCTGGTGGCCGCCATCCCGCGCGGACGGGTGTCGACTTACGGCGACATCGCCGATGCCGCTGGGCTTTCCAGTCCCCGCATCGTCGCCTGGATCATGCGCACGGATTCGGCGGATCTGCCGTGGCACCGGGTCATCAGGGCCTCGGGGCGTCCGGCGCCGCATCTGACGACGCGGCAACTGGAGATGCTGCGCACCGAAGGGGTGCTCGCACGAGACGGACGGGTCCCGCTGCGCGAGGTGCGCCACGAGTTCTAA
- a CDS encoding ATP-dependent helicase, with product MSAPHTDLTPATLTGPGSHGVVRVIGGAGTGKSTLLVRSAVSHIAAGMEPESILLLTGSARLGAQVRAAITSALLQAGGRTVVREPLVRTVHSYAFAVVRLAAQRNGDAPPRLITSAEQDGIIRELLAGDLEDGDRSAVAWPAHLRPALSTVGFATELRDLLARCTERGVDPVALQRIGRRAGRPEWLAAGRFAQAYEQIMLLRSAVGMAAPQATIPALGAAELVGAALEAFATDPELVAGERARIRLLLVDDAQHLDPQAARLVRVLSQGAALTVLAGDPNQAVFGYRGADPVLLRGDGPSITLTGSHRCAPAIADTITGIARRLPGADDGRVLTGAPGDPGSVAVRIATSPHAESALIADALRRAHLVDGTPWSEMAVIVRSVPRVGAVLTRTLAAAGIPVAAPAPTTPLADQPAVRSLLSVLAATARGLDAELAHLLVTGPIGRVDPVSLRQLRRALRRADSAQPPRSVDQLLIEALETGVDGLPENLHRALRRVQAVLEAAGRSAADGADPRYTLWQAWHRSGLQRRWLAASERGGPSGAQADRDLDAVTALFDVAEQYVNRTTGASLRGLIDHVAALGPPARDERADSDAVAVLSAHAALGREWEFLVVAGVQEGLWPNTVPRGGVLATQHLVDVLDGVTGEGGRVVSTRAPLLAEERRLLIAAMGRARSRLLVTAVDSDSGDESMLPSAFCTELAAVAGGDLDTTPPVTAPRVLTPAALVGRLRAVVCACDGAIDDAQRFCAAIQLARLATAGVAGADPAQWYARTPVSTAEPLWGGDEHTVTLSPSTLQMLSDCPLRWLLERHGGSDGRDVRSAVGSLVHALIADPATTESTMLRDLEKVWGKLPFDSNWYADNELGRHRAMVSAFAQWRAQTRGELTEVGTEVAVDGVIEGGDGRPQVRVRGRVDRLERDVEGRLVVVDVKTGKSPVSKDDAQRHAQLAMYQLAIAEGLVAQGDTAGGGRLVYLGKVGASGVAERQQDPLTADGRTEWRETVHKAAAATQGPDFVARINDGCTHCPVRAMCPAQAARGGR from the coding sequence ATGTCCGCACCGCACACCGACCTGACCCCGGCCACGCTCACCGGACCGGGTTCGCACGGCGTGGTTCGGGTCATCGGGGGCGCAGGCACCGGCAAGAGCACCCTGCTCGTGCGGTCCGCCGTGTCGCATATCGCCGCCGGTATGGAACCGGAATCCATTCTGCTGCTGACGGGTTCGGCACGGCTCGGCGCACAGGTCCGCGCCGCGATCACGTCGGCGCTGCTGCAGGCCGGCGGCCGAACGGTGGTGCGCGAACCGCTGGTACGCACGGTGCACTCCTACGCGTTCGCCGTGGTGCGGCTGGCCGCGCAGCGCAATGGTGACGCGCCGCCGCGGCTGATCACCAGCGCCGAGCAGGACGGGATCATCCGCGAACTGCTCGCCGGTGACCTCGAGGACGGCGACCGGTCGGCCGTTGCGTGGCCTGCCCATCTGCGGCCGGCGTTGAGCACGGTCGGCTTCGCGACCGAACTGCGCGACCTGCTGGCCCGCTGCACCGAGCGCGGGGTGGATCCGGTTGCGCTACAACGTATCGGTCGGCGTGCAGGCCGGCCCGAGTGGCTGGCCGCGGGCCGGTTCGCCCAGGCATATGAGCAGATCATGCTGCTGCGCTCGGCGGTCGGCATGGCAGCCCCGCAGGCCACCATCCCCGCTCTGGGGGCCGCGGAACTGGTCGGAGCGGCGCTGGAGGCCTTCGCCACCGATCCCGAGCTGGTGGCCGGAGAGCGCGCCCGGATCAGGCTGCTGCTCGTCGACGATGCCCAGCACCTCGATCCGCAGGCTGCCCGTCTGGTTCGGGTCCTGTCCCAGGGTGCCGCGCTGACGGTGCTCGCGGGTGATCCCAACCAGGCCGTGTTCGGCTATCGCGGCGCCGATCCCGTGCTGCTGCGCGGCGATGGACCCTCGATCACGCTGACGGGCTCGCATCGCTGCGCACCGGCGATCGCCGACACCATCACCGGGATCGCCCGCCGGCTACCGGGCGCCGACGACGGCCGCGTGCTGACCGGTGCGCCGGGGGACCCCGGGTCGGTGGCGGTGCGCATCGCCACCTCGCCCCACGCCGAGTCGGCGTTGATCGCCGACGCGCTGCGCCGGGCACATCTGGTCGACGGGACGCCCTGGTCGGAGATGGCCGTCATCGTGCGTTCGGTGCCGCGGGTGGGGGCCGTTCTCACCAGGACACTGGCGGCCGCCGGGATTCCCGTGGCCGCGCCGGCCCCGACGACGCCGCTGGCCGATCAACCTGCGGTTCGGTCGTTGCTGTCCGTGCTCGCGGCCACGGCGCGGGGACTCGACGCCGAGCTTGCCCACTTGTTGGTGACAGGGCCCATCGGCCGTGTCGACCCGGTGTCGCTGCGCCAATTGCGCCGCGCGCTGCGCCGGGCGGACTCCGCACAACCCCCGCGCAGTGTCGATCAACTGCTGATCGAGGCGCTGGAGACGGGCGTCGACGGTCTGCCCGAGAACCTGCACCGTGCCCTTCGCCGGGTGCAGGCGGTGCTGGAGGCCGCCGGGCGCAGTGCCGCCGACGGCGCCGATCCCCGCTACACGCTGTGGCAGGCCTGGCACCGGTCGGGTCTGCAGCGACGCTGGCTGGCCGCGAGTGAACGCGGTGGTCCTTCCGGCGCACAGGCCGATCGCGACCTCGACGCCGTGACCGCGTTGTTCGACGTCGCCGAGCAGTACGTGAACCGCACCACTGGCGCGTCGCTGCGCGGGCTCATCGACCACGTCGCGGCGCTCGGCCCGCCGGCCCGCGATGAGCGCGCCGATTCCGACGCGGTCGCGGTGCTCAGCGCACACGCGGCCCTGGGACGCGAATGGGAGTTCCTCGTCGTGGCCGGGGTGCAGGAGGGTTTGTGGCCCAACACCGTTCCCCGCGGCGGCGTGCTGGCGACCCAGCACCTGGTCGACGTGCTCGACGGCGTCACCGGCGAGGGTGGCCGCGTGGTGTCGACCCGGGCGCCGTTGCTGGCCGAAGAGCGCCGACTCCTCATCGCCGCGATGGGCCGCGCCCGAAGCCGGCTGTTGGTGACGGCCGTCGACAGCGACAGCGGCGACGAGTCCATGCTGCCATCGGCGTTCTGCACCGAACTTGCCGCCGTCGCCGGTGGCGACCTCGACACCACACCGCCGGTCACCGCTCCGCGGGTACTGACGCCCGCCGCACTGGTCGGTCGGCTTCGGGCGGTTGTGTGTGCCTGCGACGGAGCGATCGACGACGCGCAACGCTTCTGTGCGGCAATCCAATTGGCCCGGCTTGCGACGGCCGGGGTGGCCGGCGCCGATCCGGCTCAGTGGTACGCGAGGACGCCCGTGTCCACCGCCGAACCGTTGTGGGGCGGCGACGAGCACACGGTGACGCTGTCGCCGTCGACGCTGCAGATGCTCAGTGACTGCCCGCTGCGCTGGCTGCTGGAGCGCCATGGCGGCAGCGACGGCCGCGACGTGCGGTCGGCGGTGGGATCGCTGGTGCATGCGCTGATCGCCGACCCCGCCACGACGGAGAGCACGATGCTGCGCGATCTCGAGAAGGTCTGGGGCAAGCTGCCGTTCGATTCGAACTGGTACGCCGACAACGAACTGGGCAGGCACCGCGCCATGGTTTCGGCGTTCGCACAGTGGCGCGCCCAGACCCGCGGGGAACTGACCGAGGTCGGCACCGAAGTCGCCGTCGACGGCGTCATCGAGGGTGGGGACGGCCGGCCGCAGGTCCGGGTGCGGGGCCGGGTCGACCGGCTGGAACGCGACGTTGAGGGCAGGCTCGTCGTGGTCGACGTCAAGACCGGCAAGAGCCCGGTCAGCAAGGACGACGCCCAGCGCCACGCCCAGCTCGCCATGTACCAGCTGGCGATCGCCGAAGGTCTGGTGGCCCAGGGCGACACCGCGGGCGGCGGACGCCTGGTCTATCTCGGCAAGGTCGGCGCATCCGGAGTGGCCGAACGCCAGCAGGACCCACTTACGGCCGACGGTCGCACCGAATGGCGCGAGACCGTGCACAAAGCGGCGGCCGCCACCCAGGGGCCCGACTTCGTCGCGCGGATCAACGACGGCTGCACCCACTGTCCGGTGCGGGCGATGTGCCCCGCCCAGGCGGCCCGTGGTGGCCGATGA
- a CDS encoding TetR/AcrR family transcriptional regulator, with amino-acid sequence MSDLANTAARRGAQPGSGDVVNRRGNRLPRDERRGQLLAAASEIFVDRGYHAAGMDEIADRAGVSKPVLYQHFSSKLELYLAVLAKHVENLVSGVRQALRTTTDNRQRLRAAVHAFFDFIEHDSQGYRLIFENDYVTEPQVAAQVKVATEACTDAVFDLISRDSGLEAHRARMIAVGLVAISVDSARYWLNNERPITKDDAVEGTVQFAWGGLSHVPLTRS; translated from the coding sequence ATGAGCGATCTCGCCAACACCGCCGCGCGGAGGGGCGCGCAGCCGGGCAGCGGCGACGTGGTGAACCGACGTGGCAACCGGCTGCCGCGGGACGAACGCCGCGGCCAGCTACTCGCTGCCGCCAGCGAGATCTTCGTCGACCGCGGCTACCACGCCGCGGGCATGGACGAGATCGCCGATCGCGCCGGAGTGAGCAAACCGGTGCTGTACCAACACTTCTCGTCGAAGCTTGAGCTCTACCTCGCGGTGCTGGCCAAGCACGTCGAGAACCTGGTGTCCGGCGTGCGGCAGGCGCTGCGCACCACCACCGACAACCGACAGCGACTGCGCGCTGCGGTGCATGCGTTCTTCGATTTCATCGAACACGACAGCCAGGGCTACCGGCTGATCTTCGAGAACGACTACGTCACCGAACCGCAGGTCGCCGCCCAGGTGAAAGTCGCCACCGAGGCGTGCACGGATGCCGTGTTCGACCTGATCAGCCGCGATTCGGGACTCGAGGCGCACCGGGCCAGAATGATCGCCGTCGGCCTGGTCGCGATCAGCGTCGACTCGGCGCGCTACTGGCTCAACAACGAACGGCCGATCACCAAGGACGACGCGGTCGAGGGCACCGTGCAGTTCGCCTGGGGCGGCCTGTCACACGTGCCGCTCACCCGGTCGTAG
- a CDS encoding DUF3107 domain-containing protein yields the protein MEVKIGVTDSPRELSFNSAQTPTEVEQLITDALANDTRVLALTDEKGRRFLVQAAKIAYVEIGAADVRRVGFGVGAQSATTG from the coding sequence GTGGAGGTCAAGATCGGTGTCACGGACAGCCCGCGCGAGTTGAGCTTCAACAGCGCGCAGACACCCACCGAGGTGGAGCAGTTGATCACCGACGCGCTGGCCAACGACACGCGGGTGCTCGCTCTGACCGATGAGAAGGGCCGGCGCTTCCTGGTGCAGGCGGCCAAGATCGCCTATGTCGAGATCGGCGCGGCAGATGTGCGCCGGGTTGGCTTCGGCGTGGGGGCGCAGTCGGCTACGACCGGGTGA
- a CDS encoding alpha/beta fold hydrolase produces the protein MTPRGSDKRPSGEAGSITVVTELLHVYRYGPEDSAQVVAIHGLTGHGRRWQTLATGHLADLSIAAPDLIGHGRSSWAAPWTLEANASALAALIDAGRPAVVVGHSFGGAVALSLAAARPELVSSLVLLDPAVALDGEWMRDVAESMYDSPDYTDRAEARAEKANGSWGEVDPAELDRELDEHLIDLPGGRVGWRISIPAMLSYWSELARPVTLPPKGIPTTVVRATGTRPPYATDDLIAALADRVGAKFTLAEWDCDHMVAHARPVETAALIREQLA, from the coding sequence ATGACACCACGGGGGTCCGACAAGCGGCCGTCCGGCGAGGCTGGCAGCATCACGGTCGTGACCGAGCTCCTGCACGTGTACCGGTACGGCCCCGAGGACTCCGCGCAGGTGGTGGCGATCCACGGCCTGACCGGACACGGCAGGCGGTGGCAGACGCTGGCGACCGGACACCTGGCCGACCTCTCCATCGCCGCACCGGATCTCATCGGCCACGGCCGCTCCTCGTGGGCGGCGCCGTGGACATTGGAGGCGAACGCATCGGCGCTGGCCGCGCTGATCGATGCCGGGCGTCCCGCCGTGGTGGTCGGCCACTCGTTCGGCGGCGCGGTGGCGTTGAGCCTGGCTGCCGCCCGGCCTGAGCTGGTGTCGAGCCTGGTGCTGCTCGACCCCGCGGTGGCCTTGGACGGCGAGTGGATGCGCGACGTCGCCGAGAGCATGTACGACTCCCCCGACTACACCGACCGCGCCGAAGCGCGCGCCGAGAAGGCCAACGGATCATGGGGGGAGGTGGACCCGGCCGAACTGGACCGCGAACTCGACGAGCATCTGATCGACCTGCCCGGTGGCCGGGTCGGCTGGCGGATCAGCATACCGGCGATGCTTTCCTACTGGAGCGAACTGGCTCGCCCGGTCACATTGCCGCCCAAGGGGATACCGACGACGGTGGTCCGGGCCACCGGCACCCGGCCGCCGTACGCCACCGACGACCTGATCGCCGCGCTGGCCGATCGGGTGGGCGCGAAATTCACTCTCGCGGAATGGGATTGCGACCACATGGTCGCACATGCGCGGCCCGTCGAGACGGCGGCGCTGATCCGTGAGCAACTGGCCTAG
- a CDS encoding DUF3152 domain-containing protein, with amino-acid sequence MESGRRGGSGVRGGVPALRSEWREPLRAQRDPLAEDSGRVRSNREEHRRVRKQTWLGRFISTYGWRAYALPILIAVTAVVVYQTITGTSAPASKESEGPVQGPPTIGVASTAIIGAPPRGLAEFDANLPTGILPEGGPFTEVGAKTWHVVPGTAPQVGQGTAKTFTYTVEVEDGIDTATFGGDDGFARMVSETLANPKSWTHNPQFAFTRVDAASGVQPDFRVSLSTPMTVREGCGYDIQLEASCYNPAYAGGQPRVFINVARWVRGAVPFQGDVGSYRQYLINHEVGHAIGYQRHEPCGGQDQLAPVMMQQTFSTNNNDAAKFDPQSVQPDNETCKPNPWPYPIA; translated from the coding sequence ATGGAGTCAGGGCGTCGCGGGGGCTCAGGAGTTCGAGGGGGTGTACCCGCCCTGCGCAGTGAGTGGCGCGAGCCGTTGCGCGCCCAGCGCGACCCGCTCGCCGAGGACTCGGGCCGCGTCCGCTCAAACCGCGAAGAGCACCGTCGCGTCCGCAAGCAGACCTGGCTCGGGCGATTCATCTCGACATACGGCTGGCGCGCCTATGCCTTGCCGATCCTGATCGCGGTCACCGCCGTGGTGGTGTACCAGACGATCACCGGGACCAGCGCGCCCGCGTCGAAGGAGTCCGAGGGGCCGGTACAGGGACCGCCGACCATCGGCGTCGCCTCCACCGCGATCATCGGCGCCCCGCCCAGGGGCCTCGCGGAGTTCGACGCGAACCTGCCCACCGGGATCCTGCCGGAGGGTGGTCCGTTCACCGAGGTGGGCGCCAAGACCTGGCACGTCGTGCCGGGCACCGCGCCGCAGGTCGGCCAGGGCACCGCGAAGACGTTCACCTACACCGTCGAGGTCGAGGACGGGATCGACACCGCGACGTTCGGCGGCGACGACGGTTTCGCCCGGATGGTCAGCGAGACGCTGGCCAACCCCAAGAGCTGGACCCACAACCCGCAGTTCGCGTTCACCCGCGTCGACGCGGCTTCGGGGGTGCAGCCGGACTTCCGGGTGTCGCTGAGCACACCGATGACGGTCCGCGAGGGGTGCGGCTACGACATCCAGCTGGAGGCCAGCTGCTACAACCCCGCCTACGCCGGCGGCCAGCCGCGGGTGTTCATCAACGTGGCGCGCTGGGTCCGTGGCGCCGTTCCGTTCCAGGGCGACGTCGGCTCCTATCGGCAGTATCTGATCAACCACGAGGTGGGTCACGCGATCGGCTACCAGCGGCACGAGCCCTGCGGCGGCCAGGACCAGTTGGCGCCGGTGATGATGCAGCAGACCTTCTCGACCAACAACAACGACGCGGCGAAATTCGACCCGCAGTCCGTGCAGCCCGACAACGAGACCTGCAAACCCAACCCCTGGCCGTACCCCATCGCCTGA